In one Pempheris klunzingeri isolate RE-2024b chromosome 8, fPemKlu1.hap1, whole genome shotgun sequence genomic region, the following are encoded:
- the tp53inp1 gene encoding tumor protein p53-inducible nuclear protein 1, producing MFQRFASALFGDDVEELSRRNRPGDGKEEEDDEDWILVNYLAEACSGQCDDSLSGSTVGPEEEEEEEEEEEEDLVMIPSPVAVPPVRYASCTSLNSTADTDPDGRAEEDEEEEEEEDEEDTEDEEESGFLRLDACSLEESWFVTPPPCFTGRGSKPILLETSPLENLLIEHPSMSVYAHHSPPRLTLDPLPRSLDLELGLLPGNMPPAQTASGGKEKGRRTLDGPRHRPEVAAVQRRSSLHTACYAAALSARPGLLQQRPGNAAQRTQPLSRNALRRLNLLRPPKASAVHLHQPSQRHLNF from the exons ATGTTCCAGAGGTTCGCCAGCGCTCTGTTCGGGGACGACGTGGAGGAGCTGAGCCGACGCAACAGACCCGGAGAcggcaaagaggaagaggacgacgAAGACTGGATCCTGGTCAACTACCTGG ctgAAGCCTGCTCTGGTCAGTGTGATGACAGCCTGTCTGGATCCACTGTTGgtcctgaggaagaggaggaggaggaggaggaggaggaggaagacctGGTGATGATCCCCTCCCCCGTGGCCGTCCCCCCAGTCCGCTACGCCTCCTGCACCTCCCTCAACTCCACGGCCGACACCGACCCAGATGGCAGGgcggaggaggatgaggaggaggaggaggaggaggatgaggaggacactgaggatgaagaggagagcgGGTTCCTCCGCCTGGATGCCTGCTCTCTGGAGGAGAGCTGGTTCgtcaccccccctccctgcttCACCGGCCGCGGCAGCAAGCCCATCCTCCTGGAGACCAGCCCCCTGGAGAACCTGCTGATCGAGCACCCCAGCATGTCCGTCTACGCCCACCACAGCCCCCCCAGGCTGACCCTCGACCCTCTGCCGCGCTCCCTCGACCTGGAGCTGGGCCTGTTGCCTGGAAATATGCCCCCCGCCCAGACCGCCTCCGGTGGGAAGGAGAAGGGGAGACGCACTCTGGACGGCCCCCGTCACAG GCCGGAGGTGGCCGCCGTCCAGCGTCGCTCGAGCCTCCACACCGCCTGCTACGCCGCGGCGCTCTCCGCCCGCCCCGGCCTCCTGCAGCAGCGGCCCGGCAACGCCGCTCAACGCACCCAGCCGCTGTCCCGCAACGCCCTGCGACGCCTCAACCTGCTGCGCCCCCCGAAGGCCAGCGCCGTGCACCTGCACCAACCCAGCCAGAGGCACCTCAACTTCTGA